From Candidatus Nomurabacteria bacterium, one genomic window encodes:
- a CDS encoding RNA-binding protein produces MSFKIYVGQLAYSVTDEELEQFFAAQGKVTSAIVIKDKFSGQSKGFGFVEMEDAEEGQAAIKSLDGQELKGRNVRVSEARPQEDRPRGDRRPQGDRNDFRRPRY; encoded by the coding sequence ATGTCATTCAAAATCTACGTAGGGCAACTAGCCTACAGCGTAACCGACGAAGAACTAGAGCAATTTTTTGCTGCACAGGGCAAGGTTACAAGCGCTATCGTTATTAAAGATAAGTTCAGTGGCCAATCAAAAGGCTTTGGTTTTGTCGAAATGGAAGATGCCGAAGAAGGTCAAGCTGCTATCAAGAGTCTTGACGGCCAAGAGCTAAAAGGCCGCAACGTCCGAGTTAGCGAAGCTCGCCCGCAAGAAGATCGCCCTCGCGGCGACCGCCGACCTCAAGGCGACCGCAACGATTTTCGTCGCCCACGCTACTAG
- the trpS gene encoding tryptophan--tRNA ligase has protein sequence MKPTILTGLRTNADYHLGNYLGAMQPIIRMANAHSNEHKVHMFIPDLHSFTSPVDFSTFYEQTFKNLKVFFAAGLPLDNPNVHVYRQGHVSAHSELTVILNNFTSFGQLSRMVEFKEKKSRLEDEFVSVGLFDYPVLMVADILLYDAELVPVGDDQRQHLELARDTAERFNNRFGETFVLPKTIKEQAAFFGVEEPLRVMSLQNPDKKMSKSVTDPAGTITLFDSPQEARKKVMSAVTDSLGQINFDRVNQPGITNLLTMLAVLRGQSQAEVNQEFVGQAQYGGLKQAVADEVEKVLVDLQARFNALDDTEVLSKLERDEVYANEYSQAILAKVQRAIGLRQ, from the coding sequence ATGAAACCAACAATACTCACCGGACTCCGCACCAATGCCGATTACCATCTAGGTAACTACTTAGGTGCTATGCAGCCAATCATCAGAATGGCGAACGCGCACTCCAATGAACATAAAGTACACATGTTCATTCCCGATCTACACAGCTTCACCTCACCTGTAGATTTTTCAACTTTCTATGAACAAACATTTAAGAATCTTAAAGTGTTTTTTGCGGCTGGCCTGCCACTCGATAACCCAAATGTGCATGTTTATCGCCAGGGTCATGTAAGCGCCCATTCTGAACTAACTGTCATCCTCAATAACTTTACTTCTTTTGGGCAATTGTCGAGGATGGTTGAGTTTAAAGAGAAGAAATCTCGATTAGAAGATGAGTTCGTATCGGTTGGTTTATTTGACTATCCGGTTCTGATGGTAGCCGACATCTTGCTTTATGATGCCGAGTTAGTACCTGTTGGCGATGATCAGCGCCAACACCTCGAGCTAGCTAGGGACACTGCCGAGCGCTTTAACAATCGGTTTGGTGAGACATTTGTGCTACCAAAGACCATCAAAGAGCAAGCCGCCTTTTTTGGTGTAGAAGAACCACTGCGAGTTATGAGTTTACAAAACCCTGATAAAAAGATGAGCAAAAGTGTGACTGATCCTGCGGGCACAATTACGCTCTTTGACTCCCCGCAAGAGGCTCGCAAAAAGGTGATGAGCGCAGTAACCGATAGTCTTGGCCAGATTAATTTTGACCGCGTTAACCAACCAGGCATTACTAATCTACTAACTATGCTGGCTGTTTTGAGGGGGCAATCACAAGCAGAGGTCAATCAAGAATTCGTTGGTCAAGCGCAGTACGGTGGCTTAAAGCAGGCTGTTGCCGACGAGGTCGAAAAAGTGCTGGTTGATCTGCAAGCAAGATTTAACGCTCTCGATGATACGGAGGTATTGAGCAAGTTAGAGCGAGACGAAGTCTATGCAAATGAGTATTCTCAAGCAATCCTCGCAAAAGTCCAGAGAGCAATTGGCTTAAGACAATAA